One region of Glutamicibacter sp. B1 genomic DNA includes:
- a CDS encoding TetR/AcrR family transcriptional regulator, with protein MPKIVDHDQRRKEIVEVTWRFIAREGIDKMNLRDLSAAAGYANGAFKPYFPTRDALLVATFNYVADATNRRIQKNTAELQGLEAIQAFAREVLPLDELRRNEARIAVHFWHLALGDLKLAEVNAATMDHWRTMLDDWLKQVFSNENNHVQMARDSMISFLMGAQVGSVLDAEVNTAPLLEQQLQYQLELLATLSR; from the coding sequence ATGCCAAAAATCGTTGATCATGACCAGCGTCGGAAAGAGATCGTAGAGGTCACCTGGCGGTTCATTGCCCGCGAGGGCATCGACAAAATGAACCTTCGTGACTTGTCAGCTGCGGCCGGGTATGCCAATGGGGCCTTTAAGCCCTACTTCCCAACACGCGACGCGCTGCTGGTGGCGACCTTCAACTATGTCGCTGACGCTACGAACCGGCGAATTCAAAAGAACACGGCCGAACTTCAGGGGTTGGAGGCGATTCAAGCTTTCGCGCGCGAAGTGCTCCCGCTAGATGAGTTGCGTAGAAATGAAGCGCGCATTGCCGTTCATTTTTGGCACCTGGCCCTGGGGGATCTGAAATTAGCCGAGGTCAATGCAGCAACCATGGATCATTGGCGTACGATGCTCGATGACTGGCTCAAGCAAGTCTTCAGTAATGAAAACAACCATGTGCAAATGGCACGTGATTCAATGATCAGCTTCCTCATGGGTGCCCAAGTGGGCAGCGTATTGGATGCCGAAGTGAACACTGCGCCACTATTGGAGCAGCAGTTGCAGTACCAGCTGGAGCTACTGGCTACGTTGAGCCGGTAG
- a CDS encoding primary-amine oxidase — protein sequence MPIQETTDFTLLSEAEITLTKELLVENRLFGENTRIAYLGLEDPQESRPGRFVRIMLLDKLTNSPQDIVLNLSERSVVSVLNLAPSKVGQMPVLLEEFEMVESILSTDPQWSAALAKRDLVPSQVRVAPLSAGVYDNEYPDESGRRILRGLAFRQDFAEDSAWAHPVDGLVVYIDTIAQKVDRLLDLDIVPVPETHGNYTDPDLTGPIRTTQKPIEITQPEGVSFTVTEGNHVEWEKWSLDVGFDMREGLVLYNIGFNDKGVNRRILDRASIAEMVVPYGDPSPVRSWQNYFDTGEYLIGRLANSLELGCDCLGEIHYISPVVTDADGNAQTITNGICMHEEDASILSKHADDWSGVKYTRRNRRLVISFFTTVGNYDYGFYWYLYLDGTIEFEAKATGIVFTSAMLDDRFASEMAPGLGAPFHQHIFGARLDFALDSGPSRVIEEEAVRLPISDENPRGNAFTRSHTVLATEQQAVRENNLNAGRTWVVTNPESKNYLGKPVGYKLMSQGLPTLLAAEGSSIHRRAEFASKALWVTKRDAAHRYPTGDFVNQNPGVDGIGSWIEDDKNIDGEQISLWHTFALTHFPRTEDWPMMPVDTVGFTIRPEGFFDRSPVLDVPAPAAHGCCSTQASDGCCGNND from the coding sequence ATGCCCATCCAAGAGACCACAGATTTCACTTTGCTCAGCGAAGCAGAAATTACCCTGACTAAAGAGCTCCTGGTCGAGAATCGCCTTTTCGGTGAGAACACGCGTATCGCCTACCTCGGACTCGAAGACCCGCAGGAATCACGCCCCGGCCGATTTGTCCGCATCATGCTCCTGGACAAGCTCACCAATTCGCCACAGGACATCGTCCTGAACTTGAGCGAGCGCAGCGTAGTATCTGTGCTCAACCTTGCCCCCTCAAAAGTGGGGCAAATGCCGGTATTGCTTGAAGAGTTCGAAATGGTTGAATCCATTCTCAGCACGGATCCACAATGGTCTGCCGCCCTAGCCAAACGCGATCTGGTACCTTCCCAGGTCCGGGTTGCGCCACTTTCCGCCGGTGTCTATGACAATGAATACCCCGACGAATCAGGACGCCGCATCCTGCGTGGGCTGGCCTTCCGACAGGACTTTGCCGAAGACTCCGCGTGGGCTCACCCGGTCGATGGACTCGTCGTTTACATCGACACCATCGCCCAGAAGGTCGACCGCCTCCTGGATCTTGACATCGTCCCAGTGCCTGAAACTCACGGTAACTACACCGACCCGGACCTCACTGGCCCGATTCGCACCACGCAAAAGCCCATCGAAATCACTCAGCCCGAGGGCGTGAGCTTCACCGTCACCGAGGGCAATCACGTCGAGTGGGAAAAGTGGTCCCTTGATGTTGGCTTTGATATGCGTGAAGGTTTGGTGCTCTACAACATCGGGTTCAACGACAAGGGCGTAAACCGACGCATTTTGGATCGCGCTTCGATCGCTGAAATGGTGGTCCCTTACGGCGACCCTTCACCGGTGCGTAGCTGGCAAAACTACTTCGACACCGGCGAGTACCTCATCGGTCGCCTGGCAAATTCGCTGGAACTCGGCTGCGATTGCTTAGGCGAAATTCACTACATCTCCCCTGTTGTCACCGACGCAGATGGCAACGCCCAAACGATCACCAACGGTATCTGCATGCACGAGGAAGATGCATCCATTCTCTCCAAGCATGCTGATGATTGGTCTGGTGTGAAATACACGCGACGCAACCGCCGCTTGGTGATCAGCTTCTTCACCACCGTGGGCAACTACGACTACGGCTTCTACTGGTACCTCTACCTCGATGGCACCATCGAATTTGAGGCGAAGGCTACGGGCATCGTTTTCACCTCGGCGATGCTCGATGATCGCTTCGCATCCGAAATGGCACCCGGCCTTGGCGCTCCTTTCCATCAGCACATTTTTGGAGCCCGCCTGGACTTCGCCCTAGATTCCGGCCCTAGCCGGGTCATCGAAGAAGAGGCCGTTCGGCTACCCATCAGTGACGAGAATCCTCGAGGCAATGCCTTTACCCGCAGCCACACCGTCTTAGCTACTGAACAGCAAGCGGTACGCGAGAATAACCTCAACGCTGGCCGCACCTGGGTAGTAACTAACCCCGAATCAAAGAACTACTTGGGCAAGCCGGTAGGCTACAAGCTCATGTCCCAAGGACTGCCCACGTTGCTCGCCGCGGAGGGGTCCTCGATCCACCGCCGTGCCGAGTTCGCCTCGAAGGCACTTTGGGTGACCAAACGCGATGCGGCGCACCGCTACCCCACCGGTGACTTCGTGAATCAAAATCCTGGCGTTGACGGAATCGGCTCATGGATCGAGGATGACAAGAATATCGATGGCGAGCAGATTAGCCTCTGGCATACCTTCGCGTTGACACATTTCCCGCGCACCGAGGACTGGCCAATGATGCCGGTCGACACTGTCGGCTTCACCATCCGCCCCGAAGGGTTCTTTGATCGTTCCCCCGTGCTCGACGTTCCTGCACCTGCTGCACACGGTTGTTGCTCAACTCAGGCTTCCGATGGCTGTTGCGGCAATAACGACTAG